Proteins from one Desertifilum tharense IPPAS B-1220 genomic window:
- a CDS encoding iron ABC transporter permease, translating to MTPVTNFKSPASLVRWLPGGWTLGAIAIAIAIATPVLVVGANLFADTGEIWQHLASTVLPLYLRNSLGLSVGVGLGVFLIGTATAWLVTLCQFRGQRCFEWALLLPLSAPAYVLAYAYTDLLEAGGPVQTAIRNLTGLRFGEYWFPNVRSLPGAIAMLTLVLYPYVYLLARVAFLEQSTCTLEASRSLGCNPWKSFFKVALPLARPAIVAGLSLALMEALNDFGTVEYFGVPTFTTGIYRTWFGMGERIAASQLASILLLFIFVLIWLEQWSRRQAKYYQSTSRYRILSRYQLRGVREGCAIAVCVLPIFFGFLLPGGVLLHMTLNNWNQTIDNRFWGFATNSFILASVTAILGVVLAVILAYGVRLQPNLGMRLATRISAMGYAIPGAVIAVGILIPVGRVDNAIDRWMQATFGISTGLLLSGTIVALVFAYLVRFLAVSFSTVEASLVKIKPNLDEAARSLGTSPTETLIRVHAPMMWGGLLTGGMLVFVDVMKELPATLIIRPFNFDTLAVRAYQLAADERLIRASGPSLAIVLVGLIPVVLLSWKIAQSRHYES from the coding sequence ATGACTCCAGTTACAAACTTTAAATCTCCCGCTTCTCTGGTTCGCTGGCTTCCTGGTGGGTGGACGCTAGGCGCGATCGCCATTGCTATTGCGATCGCCACCCCCGTTTTAGTCGTGGGTGCAAACCTATTCGCCGATACCGGAGAAATTTGGCAACACCTCGCCTCTACCGTCCTTCCCCTGTACCTGCGAAACTCCCTGGGATTAAGCGTGGGCGTCGGGTTAGGCGTTTTCCTGATTGGGACAGCAACCGCCTGGTTAGTGACTCTGTGCCAATTCCGGGGACAAAGATGCTTTGAATGGGCCTTACTGCTGCCCCTTTCCGCCCCCGCCTACGTTCTGGCTTACGCCTACACCGACCTTTTAGAAGCCGGAGGGCCCGTACAAACCGCCATTCGCAACCTTACGGGGTTAAGATTCGGCGAATACTGGTTTCCCAACGTGCGATCGCTTCCAGGCGCGATCGCCATGCTAACCCTCGTCCTCTATCCCTACGTTTACCTCTTGGCCCGCGTCGCCTTTCTCGAACAGTCCACTTGTACCCTAGAAGCTAGCCGCAGCTTGGGCTGTAACCCGTGGAAAAGCTTCTTTAAGGTGGCATTACCCCTAGCGCGTCCCGCCATCGTAGCAGGCTTATCCCTGGCCCTAATGGAAGCCCTAAACGACTTTGGCACCGTGGAATATTTCGGCGTCCCCACCTTCACCACCGGGATCTATCGGACGTGGTTTGGGATGGGAGAACGGATCGCCGCCTCGCAACTGGCCTCGATCCTGCTATTGTTCATCTTTGTCCTGATTTGGCTAGAACAATGGTCGCGCCGTCAAGCCAAATATTACCAATCCACCAGCCGCTATCGCATCCTCTCGCGCTATCAACTGCGGGGGGTGAGGGAAGGATGCGCGATCGCGGTTTGCGTTCTCCCCATCTTTTTCGGCTTCCTGCTTCCCGGTGGCGTGTTACTCCACATGACCCTGAACAACTGGAACCAAACCATCGATAATCGATTTTGGGGATTTGCCACCAATAGCTTTATCCTCGCTTCCGTTACCGCAATTCTCGGCGTTGTCTTAGCCGTGATTCTGGCTTACGGCGTTCGCCTGCAACCCAATCTAGGAATGCGTTTGGCGACTCGGATCTCCGCAATGGGTTATGCGATTCCAGGCGCAGTGATTGCGGTGGGAATTCTCATCCCCGTGGGGCGCGTTGATAACGCGATCGATCGCTGGATGCAAGCCACTTTTGGGATTTCCACCGGCTTATTACTCAGTGGTACCATTGTGGCGCTAGTGTTTGCGTATCTGGTGCGCTTCCTGGCCGTCTCCTTCAGTACGGTGGAGGCCAGCTTAGTCAAGATTAAACCGAATTTGGATGAAGCAGCGCGATCGCTCGGCACGTCTCCCACGGAAACCCTGATCCGCGTTCACGCCCCCATGATGTGGGGAGGGCTACTCACCGGGGGAATGTTAGTCTTTGTCGATGTGATGAAGGAACTCCCCGCCACCTTAATTATCCGTCCGTTCAATTTCGATACCCTAGCCGTTCGCGCCTATCAACTCGCCGCCGACGAACGTTTAATTCGGGCGTCAGGTCCTTCGCTGGCGATCGTTCTAGTCGGCTTAATTCCCGTTGTTCTTTTAAGTTGGAAAATTGCTCAATCTCGTCATTATGAAAGTTAA
- a CDS encoding NUDIX hydrolase codes for MTLDYEPPELIKHRLSYSGRKFGFDVNTLRLPNGAVGDWECIRHPGGALAVPVTPDGKLVLVRQYRFAAAGRLLEFPAGTIEEHEDPQATIQREIEEETGYRAHRWRKLGQFFLAPGYSDEVISAFLAQELELLETPGVMDEDEDIERVLMTPMELEDAIHDGEPVDAKSITSYFLARPYL; via the coding sequence ATGACCCTGGACTACGAACCCCCCGAACTGATTAAACACCGCCTCTCCTATTCCGGCCGCAAATTTGGTTTTGATGTCAATACCCTGCGGCTTCCCAATGGCGCGGTTGGCGACTGGGAATGCATTCGTCACCCCGGCGGCGCGCTGGCGGTTCCGGTGACGCCCGATGGTAAGTTGGTTTTGGTGCGGCAATACCGTTTTGCTGCCGCAGGTCGTCTGTTAGAATTTCCCGCAGGGACGATTGAAGAACACGAAGACCCCCAAGCCACCATTCAGCGAGAAATTGAAGAAGAAACGGGATATCGGGCCCATCGCTGGCGCAAGTTAGGGCAATTTTTCCTGGCCCCCGGTTATTCAGATGAAGTGATTTCTGCGTTTTTAGCCCAAGAGTTGGAACTGCTAGAAACGCCAGGGGTAATGGATGAAGATGAGGATATCGAACGGGTATTGATGACGCCGATGGAGTTGGAAGACGCCATTCATGACGGCGAACCTGTCGATGCGAAATCGATTACCAGTTATTTTTTAGCGCGTCCCTATTTATAG
- a CDS encoding ADP-ribosylglycohydrolase family protein, whose translation MLLELAVGDAYGAGFEFAEAEFVQQYNDLTAYRQHPRHRLKPGSYTDDTQMSMAIAETLISHEPWTPQVLAERFVRTFKRDPREGYAKRFYAFLQQVEDGETFLAQIGNTSEKSGAAMRVSPVGVLPTVEQVLHSAKLQAAITHNTELGINAACAAALMSHYFIYQLGKKRDLGQFLESHVSGNWNTPWQGEVGTLGWMCVQAAVTAVMRNDSMCGILQNCIAFTGDVDTVGAIALAAASCSVEVTQDLPPHLIEGLENGSYGRDYLMQLDRKLISLVSKNS comes from the coding sequence ATGTTACTCGAATTAGCGGTTGGCGATGCCTATGGGGCCGGGTTTGAGTTTGCTGAGGCGGAGTTTGTTCAGCAGTATAACGATTTAACCGCCTATCGGCAGCATCCGCGCCATCGTCTGAAGCCGGGGAGCTATACTGATGATACGCAGATGAGTATGGCGATCGCCGAAACGCTCATCTCCCACGAACCTTGGACGCCACAGGTTCTCGCAGAACGCTTTGTCCGCACCTTTAAGCGCGACCCTAGGGAAGGCTATGCTAAACGCTTCTATGCCTTTCTGCAACAAGTCGAAGATGGCGAAACCTTTTTAGCCCAAATTGGCAATACCAGCGAGAAAAGCGGCGCGGCGATGCGAGTTTCCCCCGTCGGCGTTTTACCCACCGTAGAACAAGTGCTGCACTCCGCCAAACTGCAAGCTGCAATTACCCACAATACCGAGTTAGGAATTAATGCAGCCTGTGCGGCGGCGCTGATGAGTCATTATTTCATCTATCAGTTAGGGAAAAAGCGAGATTTAGGGCAGTTTCTAGAATCCCATGTTTCAGGTAACTGGAATACGCCCTGGCAGGGTGAAGTAGGGACTTTAGGCTGGATGTGCGTTCAAGCAGCAGTAACCGCCGTGATGCGGAATGATTCAATGTGTGGGATATTACAAAATTGCATAGCGTTTACAGGAGATGTGGATACCGTGGGTGCGATCGCCCTAGCTGCTGCATCCTGTAGTGTAGAAGTAACCCAGGATCTCCCGCCTCACCTCATTGAAGGATTAGAAAATGGTTCCTATGGTCGAGATTATCTGATGCAATTAGATCGAAAATTAATCAGCTTAGTTTCAAAAAACTCTTAA
- a CDS encoding WD40 repeat domain-containing protein has translation MKLDKTLGVWLNGHLGPVRALAVTPDSQTLVSGSEDQSLKVWNLQCGAVVRTLYGHEAGVQKVILTPDGQTIISGSQDGTIQLWDLATGEKLKTFQGHSDWVMSLTLFHDGQILISGGKDQVIHFWDIQTGEILRSYNAADWVYCSTVSPQEECLVSGLADGTIRIWPQTDFTAHDNIVTDIAIAPNQHLISASIDETLKIWHLKTRQLLYTLPGHAKGVTCLALSPDGEIIASGGCDRAIQLWHLATGKALQSCIAHDLGVLCLTFAPNGQTLISGDLNHAIKVWHL, from the coding sequence ATGAAACTCGATAAAACCCTTGGCGTTTGGTTAAATGGTCATCTCGGCCCAGTTCGGGCCCTGGCGGTGACGCCGGATAGCCAAACCCTGGTTAGCGGTAGCGAGGACCAAAGCCTTAAGGTGTGGAATTTGCAATGCGGGGCCGTGGTTCGGACGCTTTACGGTCATGAGGCGGGCGTGCAAAAGGTGATTCTAACCCCTGACGGTCAGACGATTATTAGTGGCAGTCAAGACGGTACGATTCAACTGTGGGACTTAGCCACGGGGGAAAAGCTGAAAACCTTCCAGGGCCATTCCGACTGGGTGATGAGTTTGACCCTATTTCATGACGGTCAAATTTTGATTAGCGGCGGGAAAGACCAGGTTATCCATTTTTGGGATATCCAGACTGGGGAAATTCTCCGCAGTTACAACGCCGCAGATTGGGTGTATTGTTCAACGGTGAGTCCCCAGGAAGAATGCTTGGTCAGCGGTTTAGCCGATGGCACTATTCGCATCTGGCCGCAAACCGATTTCACCGCCCATGACAATATTGTCACAGATATAGCGATCGCCCCCAACCAACATTTAATCAGCGCCAGCATTGACGAAACCCTAAAAATTTGGCACCTCAAAACCCGCCAACTCCTCTACACTCTCCCAGGTCATGCCAAAGGCGTCACCTGTTTGGCCTTAAGTCCCGATGGTGAAATTATCGCTAGCGGTGGGTGCGATCGCGCCATTCAACTTTGGCATCTGGCAACCGGAAAAGCCTTACAATCTTGTATAGCTCACGATCTCGGCGTTCTTTGTCTCACCTTCGCCCCCAACGGTCAAACACTCATCAGTGGCGACCTCAACCATGCCATTAAAGTTTGGCACCTTTAA
- a CDS encoding pentapeptide repeat-containing protein, with protein sequence MKVKPQIPLLILAFSFTLWGCNPSPTTQADPQQQLAETNECLNCDFSNAEFSGQDLSNVKLNQSKLNNAKLENVNLTGAFLDSVDFSGADLKGANLSQAGLSAANLSNADLSGANLTNAYLRNANLSNANLSNANLENADLSNADITGANLEGAQLTGAIMPEGAVQNSN encoded by the coding sequence ATGAAAGTTAAACCCCAAATTCCCCTGTTAATCCTTGCTTTTAGTTTCACCCTTTGGGGCTGCAATCCTTCCCCAACCACCCAAGCCGATCCGCAGCAACAGTTAGCAGAAACCAATGAATGTCTCAACTGCGATTTCAGCAATGCTGAATTTAGCGGTCAAGATTTAAGTAATGTCAAACTGAACCAATCCAAACTCAATAACGCCAAACTAGAGAATGTCAATCTCACGGGCGCATTTCTCGATAGCGTCGATTTCAGCGGTGCAGATTTGAAAGGCGCAAATTTAAGCCAAGCGGGATTATCTGCCGCTAATTTAAGTAATGCCGATTTAAGCGGTGCGAATTTAACTAATGCGTATTTAAGAAATGCAAATCTCAGTAATGCAAATCTGAGTAACGCTAATTTAGAGAACGCCGATTTAAGTAACGCTGACATCACAGGTGCAAACCTAGAAGGCGCACAGCTTACCGGGGCAATTATGCCAGAGGGTGCCGTACAGAATTCCAATTAA
- the larB gene encoding nickel pincer cofactor biosynthesis protein LarB: MNHPDALRSLLELVAQGQLSPDGALDKLKYFDFEPVGDFARVDHHRTLRTGFPEVIWGPGKTPDQIAGIMAAMRQRHLVVMATRIEPEVYSQVQAQIPDVQYYRSARICAAIHPDFAGVQYPGTIGILSAGTADLAVAEEAAVTAELCGFQVQRLWDVGVAGIHRLLNNRHVIDAADVLIVVAGMEGALPSVVAGLADCPVVAVPTSVGYGASFQGLAALLTMLNSCAAGIGVMNIDNGFGAAILAGQILRTAVKLNARAD, translated from the coding sequence GTGAATCATCCTGACGCGTTACGCAGCCTCCTAGAATTAGTCGCCCAAGGACAACTTAGCCCGGATGGGGCCTTGGATAAATTGAAGTATTTTGATTTTGAACCCGTTGGTGATTTTGCACGGGTCGATCATCATCGGACGCTGAGAACGGGATTCCCAGAGGTGATTTGGGGGCCGGGGAAGACGCCAGACCAAATTGCGGGGATTATGGCGGCCATGCGACAGCGCCATCTGGTGGTGATGGCAACTCGGATAGAACCGGAGGTGTATTCCCAGGTGCAAGCTCAGATTCCTGACGTGCAGTATTATCGTTCAGCCCGGATTTGTGCTGCAATTCATCCCGATTTTGCCGGGGTGCAATATCCGGGGACAATCGGCATTCTCTCGGCGGGAACTGCGGATTTGGCGGTTGCTGAGGAAGCGGCGGTGACGGCGGAGTTATGCGGCTTTCAGGTGCAGCGCCTTTGGGATGTTGGGGTGGCTGGCATTCATCGGTTGTTAAATAACCGCCATGTCATTGATGCGGCTGATGTGTTGATTGTGGTGGCAGGGATGGAGGGGGCCTTACCGAGTGTGGTTGCAGGTTTGGCAGATTGTCCGGTGGTTGCTGTCCCGACAAGTGTTGGCTATGGGGCGAGTTTTCAGGGATTGGCGGCGCTATTGACGATGTTAAATTCCTGTGCGGCCGGTATTGGCGTGATGAATATTGATAATGGTTTTGGTGCGGCGATTTTGGCGGGACAGATTTTGAGAACTGCGGTGAAGTTGAATGCTAGGGCTGATTGA
- a CDS encoding BMP family protein, with protein sequence MSLLTLTLTVSCRSPQATPPPTPVGTTSLKVAMILDGSHTDKSWSQGGYEGLKLIESQYGAQIDFQEGIHGDEQSIQALRSYAEQGYDLIIAHSGGYIAAAETVAKDFPTTKFAVVSTYAGNNQNLGAVGFRSGEVGYLTGYLAAMKTKTNKVGYIVGADYPIYQEEAALFERGAKARQPDIAVSTIFLGSWTDTEKATQEAMKLVDSGVDLLAINADEAGIAALEAVTQKEGVYVIGWTKDLYELAPDRMITSVLQDIPALVLNAATLVQQGRWEGKLYKFGLKEKIYDFAPFRGALTPEEEAEFKEIRDRVVTGRVDITP encoded by the coding sequence TTGAGCCTTCTCACCCTCACCTTAACGGTCAGTTGCCGCAGCCCCCAGGCGACTCCTCCCCCGACTCCAGTGGGAACAACCTCTCTGAAAGTCGCGATGATTTTGGATGGTTCCCATACCGATAAAAGCTGGAGTCAGGGCGGATATGAAGGCCTAAAACTCATCGAAAGCCAATACGGGGCGCAAATTGACTTTCAAGAAGGCATACATGGGGATGAACAGAGCATCCAAGCCCTACGCAGCTATGCCGAACAAGGCTATGACCTAATTATTGCCCATAGTGGCGGGTATATTGCCGCCGCCGAAACCGTTGCCAAAGACTTTCCGACGACCAAATTTGCGGTTGTCTCCACCTATGCGGGAAACAACCAAAACTTGGGGGCGGTTGGCTTTCGTTCTGGTGAAGTCGGCTATTTAACCGGGTATCTGGCGGCAATGAAGACGAAAACCAACAAGGTTGGCTATATTGTGGGTGCAGATTATCCGATCTATCAAGAGGAAGCGGCTTTATTTGAACGGGGTGCTAAGGCTCGTCAACCCGACATTGCAGTCTCTACTATTTTTCTAGGCAGTTGGACGGATACGGAAAAAGCCACCCAAGAAGCGATGAAACTTGTGGATTCGGGGGTCGATTTGCTCGCCATTAACGCAGATGAAGCGGGAATAGCCGCCCTTGAAGCTGTTACCCAAAAAGAGGGAGTCTATGTCATCGGCTGGACAAAAGACCTCTACGAACTGGCACCGGATCGGATGATTACTAGCGTTCTGCAAGATATTCCCGCCTTGGTACTCAACGCAGCGACTCTCGTGCAACAAGGACGCTGGGAAGGGAAACTCTATAAATTCGGTCTGAAGGAGAAAATTTATGACTTTGCGCCCTTTCGCGGCGCGCTGACTCCTGAAGAAGAGGCTGAATTTAAAGAAATCCGCGATCGCGTTGTCACCGGTAGAGTAGACATTACCCCTTAA
- a CDS encoding cache domain-containing protein, whose product MNKNRNSGQPAPLSRLRRQLLSIATQIRLALVLLVLLGVLPIGGILTYLAYQAQLRESQLLQQERSQVAAGQINNYIDDLQRKLAYLARVRGLSNLPPDIQQNLLEGLSRHNDAYQSVGIVNREGNVVAMVSPYEPAAISNLANEPLFIRAFRQQEDYSGPVEFNPVTRLPTAILAVPIRDQQDRVDGVLFAQINLNFLWFILSQARVGQTGYVYIVDERNFLIARKGVDPRTFQIIDLAGHPLVAHLRNPQLDIYPGLADVPVFGASATISSVGWTLVVELPTAEVYEPIYQMIGIMGIVLLVLTSLAIAAGMLLSRQIALPLRQLTSAATQIREGNLNAQVHIPQDHELGLLASTFNKMTAELRVLIEAVEVERNFVSAILEIAGALVVVLDTRGRIVRFNRACEQLTQLSFAEVQERYIWEVCLHPTTQAQFQSLFENLETTPFPNEYESCWDSKTGETHQLAWSNTALFDDRGKIAYIIGTGLDISDRKQAECALQQAKEAAEIALNNFQTAQTQLIQAEKMSSLGQLVAGVAHEINNPVNFIYGNLTHVRDYTRDLLDLVQTYEQYTPQPHPQILAKIDEIDLDFLKEDLPKILSSMRVGTERIRQIVLSLRNFSRLDEAEMKPVDIHEGIDSTLLILQNRLKAKPDHPGIEVIKNYGNLPLVECYAGQLNQVLMNLLANAIDAVESAMSQSTPDALKVHPPCIQITTTQSDREQIQIAIADNGIGMSDAVQARLFNPFFTTKPVGKGTGLGLSISYQAIVERHRGSLTCWSKLGKGTEFTITIPIHQTPNRQPSEREKAR is encoded by the coding sequence ATGAACAAGAACCGCAATTCCGGGCAACCCGCACCCCTGTCTCGCCTTCGACGCCAACTGCTTTCCATTGCCACTCAAATTCGTCTGGCTCTCGTGCTGCTGGTGCTGTTGGGTGTTTTACCGATTGGCGGAATTTTGACCTATTTAGCGTATCAAGCTCAACTTCGGGAATCGCAACTGCTGCAACAAGAGCGATCGCAAGTTGCGGCGGGGCAAATTAATAATTATATTGACGATCTCCAGCGCAAACTTGCTTATTTAGCCCGCGTTCGCGGCTTAAGCAACCTGCCTCCAGATATTCAACAAAACTTACTCGAAGGTTTAAGCCGTCACAATGATGCCTACCAATCCGTAGGGATTGTCAATCGCGAGGGAAACGTTGTGGCGATGGTTTCTCCCTATGAACCGGCAGCAATTAGCAATTTAGCCAACGAACCCCTATTTATCCGCGCCTTTAGGCAGCAAGAAGATTACAGCGGACCTGTAGAATTCAATCCCGTCACTCGCCTACCCACTGCGATCTTAGCCGTGCCGATCCGCGACCAACAAGATCGAGTGGATGGCGTTTTATTTGCTCAAATTAACCTCAATTTCCTGTGGTTTATCTTGTCCCAAGCCCGCGTTGGTCAAACAGGCTATGTCTATATTGTGGACGAGCGTAACTTCCTGATTGCTCGTAAAGGCGTCGATCCCAGAACCTTTCAAATTATAGATTTAGCCGGTCATCCGCTGGTCGCACATCTCCGCAACCCGCAACTGGATATTTATCCCGGCTTGGCTGATGTTCCAGTGTTTGGAGCCTCTGCAACCATTTCTAGCGTGGGCTGGACGCTGGTAGTGGAGCTACCCACGGCTGAGGTTTACGAACCCATCTATCAGATGATTGGGATTATGGGGATTGTTCTGCTGGTTCTCACCAGTTTAGCGATCGCCGCTGGTATGCTGTTATCGCGACAGATTGCCCTGCCGTTGCGCCAACTCACCTCAGCCGCCACGCAAATTCGCGAAGGGAACTTAAACGCACAGGTTCACATTCCCCAAGACCACGAATTGGGGTTGCTTGCCTCAACCTTTAATAAAATGACGGCTGAGTTGCGCGTCCTCATTGAAGCCGTTGAAGTCGAACGTAATTTTGTTTCAGCCATTTTAGAGATTGCTGGAGCTTTAGTGGTGGTTCTCGATACTCGCGGTCGAATTGTGCGGTTTAATCGCGCTTGCGAACAACTCACGCAACTGAGCTTTGCAGAAGTCCAAGAGCGTTATATCTGGGAGGTTTGCTTGCACCCCACAACCCAGGCACAGTTCCAAAGCCTGTTTGAAAATCTCGAAACAACCCCCTTTCCCAACGAATACGAAAGTTGCTGGGACTCCAAAACCGGAGAAACGCACCAACTCGCCTGGTCTAATACTGCCTTATTCGACGATCGCGGCAAGATCGCCTACATTATTGGTACCGGACTCGATATTAGCGATCGCAAACAAGCCGAATGCGCCCTGCAACAAGCCAAAGAAGCCGCAGAAATTGCCCTCAACAACTTCCAAACCGCCCAAACTCAACTCATCCAAGCTGAAAAAATGTCGAGTTTAGGTCAACTGGTTGCAGGCGTCGCCCATGAAATCAATAACCCCGTTAACTTCATCTACGGCAACCTCACTCACGTCCGCGACTATACCCGCGATCTCCTCGACCTCGTACAAACCTACGAACAATACACCCCCCAACCCCACCCTCAAATTCTGGCCAAAATCGACGAAATTGACTTAGATTTCCTCAAGGAAGACCTCCCCAAAATCCTGAGTTCCATGAGAGTCGGAACCGAACGCATCCGCCAGATTGTCCTATCGCTGCGAAACTTCTCGCGACTCGACGAAGCGGAAATGAAGCCTGTAGATATTCATGAGGGCATTGATAGCACCCTGTTGATTCTCCAGAATCGTTTGAAAGCTAAACCCGACCATCCCGGCATCGAGGTCATCAAAAACTATGGCAATCTTCCCCTGGTTGAATGCTATGCCGGTCAACTCAATCAAGTGTTGATGAACCTCTTGGCCAATGCGATTGATGCTGTAGAGAGTGCGATGAGCCAATCGACGCCAGACGCCCTTAAGGTTCATCCTCCCTGCATTCAAATTACAACGACTCAATCGGATCGAGAACAGATCCAGATTGCGATCGCCGATAATGGGATTGGCATGTCCGATGCCGTGCAAGCTCGTTTATTTAACCCCTTTTTTACCACCAAGCCTGTCGGAAAAGGGACGGGGTTAGGGCTGTCCATCAGCTATCAAGCCATTGTCGAACGCCATCGAGGTTCGCTGACCTGTTGGTCAAAATTAGGCAAAGGCACTGAGTTTACCATTACCATTCCCATCCATCAAACCCCCAATAGGCAACCGAGCGAGCGGGAAAAAGCGCGTTAA
- a CDS encoding FAD-binding domain-containing protein, whose translation MSDLILFWHRRDLRITDNIGLAKSRQMTPKVIGVFCLDLNILERDDIAPARVTYMIGCLQELQRSYQQAGSQLLILKGQPAQAIPQLADSLQAKAVVWNWDVEPYAQQRDTKVKEALQEKGIQTHHFWDQLLHNPDEIKTKSSNSPYTVYTPFWKQWIQLPKAEPHAKLEKAEALTETEQEQAKKADAIDLPTAKDLGFIWQNDLLLEPGEQAALDQLKEFCSKGIYNYGEQRNFPGTDGTSKLSAALKFGAIGIRTVWDAVMEASYDSRSDETQKNIQTWQHELAWREFYQHAMYHFPNLAEGPYRSEWQDFPWENNQEHFQAWCEGKTGYPIVDAAMRQLNEIGWMHNRCRMIVASFLTKDLIINWQWGETYFLQKLYDGDLSANNGGWQWSASSGMDPKPLRIFNPASQAQKFDPEGDYIREWVPELSSVDTEYLISGKIPPDERGDYPAPIVDHQQRQREFKQRYQQQKG comes from the coding sequence ATGTCAGATTTAATTCTCTTTTGGCACCGTCGCGACCTGCGAATTACAGATAATATTGGATTGGCAAAGTCTCGCCAAATGACGCCTAAAGTAATTGGCGTATTTTGTCTAGATTTAAATATCCTAGAACGCGATGACATTGCCCCGGCCAGAGTCACTTACATGATAGGATGCCTGCAAGAACTCCAACGCAGCTATCAACAAGCAGGCAGTCAGTTACTAATTCTAAAAGGACAACCCGCACAAGCCATTCCCCAATTAGCCGATAGCTTACAAGCCAAAGCTGTCGTTTGGAATTGGGATGTTGAACCCTACGCCCAACAACGGGATACTAAGGTTAAAGAAGCCTTGCAGGAAAAAGGCATTCAAACCCATCATTTTTGGGATCAACTCCTGCATAACCCAGACGAAATTAAAACCAAAAGTTCTAATTCACCCTATACCGTTTATACCCCCTTTTGGAAGCAGTGGATTCAACTCCCAAAAGCTGAACCTCACGCCAAACTAGAGAAAGCAGAAGCCTTAACCGAGACGGAACAAGAACAAGCTAAAAAAGCAGATGCAATTGACTTACCCACAGCTAAAGATTTAGGGTTTATTTGGCAAAATGATTTACTTCTAGAACCCGGAGAACAAGCCGCCCTAGACCAACTGAAGGAATTTTGCAGCAAAGGGATTTATAATTATGGCGAACAGCGCAACTTTCCCGGAACGGATGGCACCTCAAAACTCAGTGCTGCGCTAAAATTTGGAGCAATTGGGATTCGCACCGTCTGGGATGCTGTTATGGAGGCTTCCTATGATTCTCGCAGCGATGAAACCCAAAAGAACATTCAAACTTGGCAGCATGAATTGGCTTGGCGCGAGTTTTATCAACACGCCATGTATCACTTTCCCAACTTAGCAGAAGGCCCCTATCGTTCAGAATGGCAGGATTTTCCGTGGGAGAATAATCAAGAGCATTTTCAGGCTTGGTGCGAAGGGAAAACGGGATACCCTATTGTGGATGCAGCGATGCGTCAATTAAATGAAATTGGATGGATGCATAACCGCTGTCGGATGATAGTCGCCAGTTTCTTAACTAAAGATTTAATCATTAACTGGCAATGGGGCGAAACGTATTTTCTGCAAAAGCTCTATGATGGGGACTTGAGTGCTAACAATGGCGGATGGCAATGGAGTGCTTCCAGTGGCATGGACCCCAAACCTCTCCGCATTTTCAACCCGGCGAGTCAGGCACAAAAATTCGATCCTGAAGGGGATTATATCCGGGAATGGGTACCGGAGTTAAGTTCTGTGGATACAGAATATCTAATTAGTGGTAAAATCCCTCCAGACGAACGGGGAGACTATCCAGCACCGATTGTCGATCATCAGCAACGCCAGAGAGAGTTCAAGCAACGCTATCAGCAACAGAAAGGCTAA
- the folK gene encoding 2-amino-4-hydroxy-6-hydroxymethyldihydropteridine diphosphokinase, whose product MVHTVAIALGSNLGDSLTILTDAIARLKQMPGVILQRQSSWYHTPPVGPPQPSYINGCAVLEVAWSPVELLERLLDLEAQFGRVRLEKHGPRTLDLDILLVDDLILDLPQLQVPHPRMRERAFVLVPLAEIAPDWTHPVTGRAIAHLREAVDCTGVTPLTLYDPGLRTPRTD is encoded by the coding sequence ATGGTTCATACAGTTGCGATCGCTCTAGGCAGTAATTTAGGCGATTCTTTGACAATTTTGACAGATGCGATCGCGCGTTTAAAACAAATGCCCGGAGTGATTCTTCAACGCCAGTCGAGTTGGTACCACACCCCACCCGTTGGCCCGCCCCAGCCGAGTTATATTAATGGCTGTGCGGTGTTAGAAGTCGCCTGGAGTCCTGTAGAACTCTTAGAACGCCTTTTAGACCTAGAGGCGCAATTTGGGCGGGTTCGCCTAGAGAAACATGGCCCGCGCACCCTCGATTTAGATATTTTGTTAGTAGACGATCTGATTTTAGACTTACCCCAGTTGCAAGTCCCCCATCCCCGGATGCGCGAACGGGCGTTTGTGCTAGTTCCCCTCGCCGAAATTGCCCCCGACTGGACTCACCCTGTAACCGGAAGGGCGATCGCTCATTTGCGAGAAGCGGTAGACTGTACAGGAGTTACTCCTCTCACTCTGTATGACCCTGGACTACGAACCCCCCGAACTGATTAA